ATATTAAATATATTCatcccacccagtattgtaatcaaaacttactaGAAaacatgtagtccttggctcagacaagGAAGTgcagtagtgtgggctcaatagcatctcattagtgtgcaagatcttgagaatcatttgtacatgtgatggaagactgcactgcacatgtgatggaagaatgcactccacatgtgatggaagaatgcactgtgcatgcagagggttgcaattccattgcatttaggatagtttaaccaaaatatgccccAAGACCTAGAATTGCTAACCTAGAACaagttcactgttataagctaacttttttgatgaatttaagctaAATTCCCCAATTCccgggcttaacttcccatggaaaatgtCCTGAAATATTACGGAAGTTTACcggaaagtttccgaccctttgcaaccctagctgATATTAGAGAGATAATGAAAACACCTCTCTTTCAGTTGAATTGAAGATGTCTTGTAAAACATCTCAAGCAATCTAATTAGCCCTTTTGACCAGGACGTTTAGTGCTGTACAATTAATTCCCATTCAAATGTTCCTGATGATAgctgttgttctgtgtgtgtttgtgaggccaCAGAGGAGATATTACCTGGCACCCAGACACACCAGCATCTGGAACTTCCCATCCTTGCCTATGTTCCTAGATGTGCTGTTGATGGCCCGCATGAAGCGGCAGAAGTGGCGTACTCTGGTTTGCCAGTTCTCATCTGGAGTCACCTCCCTCTGCTCAGCACTCTCAAAGTACACTTGTGACTTTTCTATAAGGAGAAATCACAGACAGAAGACATTGATAAGCGCAGGCTCATCCAATAGCATGGCACGCAAgacactgtatactgtatattcaggtataatGGTTGTGTATTGGACGCTTTACCTAAGAAATCCCAGATGAAGACATTCTTAAAGAGGCGTGGGGATTTGAAGCCATGCTGGAACACCTGCTCTAAAgcccagactagaccatactccCCACACAGCAGAAGGGTCAGACTGCCCCTCTATAGAAAAACAGATAGGGAAAGAAAAAGTGTGACTGATGTTGTCTACTTTCAAAGTACCCTGGTCCAACACATCAGTTGTGGCCATATGAATCTGTTCATTCGGAACACATGTGAGTGAGACTATGATCAGTGTTGCATGCAGTGTACAGACAGAGGACCCACTGTCTCCTTCACTGTGATGAATAATAGACAatgtggtggggggttgtgtctctcacctccttctCTGGCTTGTGGAAGTGCTTCACTATCCCATTGATGgcctctcccactccttcttgGATCTGACTAGTGTTCAACTCTGGATGATGGGAAAGAGTCGGACAAAATCAGTCAATGCCAGCAGACACAAGACCCTCCAAAGTGACACACCGGTAGCGTTTGCCGGCCGAGAGTACTTAGCACCTCTTAACAGAGTGCCGGGCGTAATTTGCAAACCGATTCTACATGTAGATTCACGCTGAATTATTTTCAGTCCGACGTCAGCCAGATAGGGTGGTCCCTAAAACACACCACGGTGAAAAAACTGCAGACGTATGGGAGAGCAACAtttggggctgtgtgtgtagtcccTTGGTGAAGATTATTGGTTAATATTGATGACGATTTTTGCAGTTTATTTGAATGGTCACTCACTTGGTTTGCTGTTTGGTGAGATGGTAACGAACCTCCTCATCATCCCAGGGGACTGCTGCATGGGGGGCGTACGACACATTCTGTCCTCATTCTCTGAGTTTGGTGTCACTAGCTCTCCCACCAGGACCCTCTCCAGACTGCCATCGTCCACCCCCTTCCCCAGCCACCGGCCACACGggaacctacacacacacacacacacacacacacacacacacacacacacacacacacacacacacacacacacacacacacacacacacacacacacacacacacacacacacacacacacacacacacacacaatatatataatatagcAATATAACAGTTACCCAAAGCTTCAACAGGTTCTTTCTTGTGAGTAGATGCCACTGAAATCTCCAGCATAAGGCAGCTGCTACCAAATATTTCACTTACTTGTAAGCATGACCTGTGATCTCATTCCGGACCATAACATACTCCACAAGCCACTTGGCATAAAGACCGGAGTTATCATGGCCCATCTGCACTGTGGTCAGCTTGCCCAGGTTCTGgcactgtgacagagagagaataggCAAAGAGCAAAGGTCATGTTGAGGTGAATATATGTTGATATTATTATCAAAATCCCAAGAATATTCAATCTTGAGGGGAGCACCAACCTCAAAGGTGATCTCCTGAGTGTGCTTGGGGACCTGGAGCACCCCTGTCTCAGCCAGctccccagacacacacacccaggggTTGGCTGTGAACATGGAGCCTCCTAGTTTCTTACTGGGAATCACCAGAACATGGTATGGGATCACTgtgggacagagaagagagggaagccTGAAATCACTCAGTCAAGTACAGTATGGTCACAAGAAGAGCTACCTCTGTCTTCAATATATTTCTCAGTGAGCATCTCAAATCAAGGAAAAAGGTTTAGCCAGGAAATAAGTCTAATTCATCTATTACTCTAATCTAATTAAGTCTACCCAGCTTCTGGTTACATAGTGTTCAGTGTCGTGGCCAGGTTGTATGCTATTTGCTGGCACTCACTGATGGTTGTGAAGACATTGGTGAAACAGAAGTAGTCCACAGCattgaaggagaggaggtggtACAGGAACTGCTCTTTCTCATCGTCACAGCGCAGAAAAGCATAACGCTTGTATAGTTTCCTGCAAAAGAAacaaaagcaacaaaaaaaatcacaaaaaaaTCAGTTTATCATTTCATATGATGTAATGATCATAGATTGAACAGTAACAGTCTGAAGCCTAAAAGGCTGAATCAGTAGCTGATGAATGTGTTTTCCATGATAAACAACTGGAGAATGGTAATGGAACGGTCACAATGCAATACCTCCATAATGAATCGGCCTGAACGTGACCCACTTCACCACCATCTCATCAATTATAAAAAGCATTGTAAATGTTTAATAGGTGATTGTACTATGACGTTTGGATCTGTCAAAAGAGCTCATGTATTATACATGCATAGTTTTCAGACATCAGGTTGATTCATGTGTGTGAGACTGAGTGGGACATTCCAATATAAAATACTGAGGATTTATGAGGAGACTGACTTAAAGGGAATGGAGTATTATCCCAATTACTGAAGCAGAGGCTCTTACAAAAAGTACACATTTTGTGTTTAGCTTGATTTGCCAGTTGTGTACTAGGTCCTTGTTGTTTTGCTCACTTTGTAAGTTCATGGTCAGACAGCAGCTTTTTGAGGTGCCTGGACAGCAGCTTCTTCTCCATGGAGAGCCTCACCCAGGCCCTGGCCTTGCCCACGTCTGTCTTGATCTCCCCAATGTTCTGGATGTGTCTACGGAGGATACAGTACACAGCACAGAGGTCAGAGGAGAAAaacatacacaaatacacacatatacaaacagTCATCCTTTCAGCGATGGTCTATAATGTTGTAGCATGTTTTGCATCCTTTGGCCAAGGTGAACACAAACCACAAATCTAATATATGATAAGATGCAAAAGCAGTGATAGTCCCTCTGAACAAGGTGATAGACCTCTGCTGTATGTTGTTTTCACCACTGTTCTAGATTCCAGAGCATGCAGGGCTGAGAGGGGGTAGCCAGCCCAGCCAGGAAGAAGCCCTGGCCAGCCCCAGACTCCCTAGTGTTTAAGCCAGCCTCCTGTCATCGCTCCCAGCCACTATCAAGCCCTCCGTGTCCAGACACATTCCCTTCCACTCCACCTCTGCAAGTAAGCACTGCACTGTCTGCGCTATAAGTGCTCCccatcaaccccccccccctctcatccctcctacTCCCCCCTACCCCCACTCTCACGAATTAACCCAAtttcctccactcccctctgttccccatggCAACAGAGCAAAATATCAACATTCACAATGCAGATTGTTATTGCATGAATGATATTGTAAGAAAAACAATGGTTATCTGCAATCTGCAGACTAACTACAGGAATCCACCTCCTAATAACCTCTACCTCCTGTAGAATAGAAGAAAAATGTCAAATAATAAAGAGCACAGCAAGGTGAATACGAAATGTTGATATGTAGAATGAAGCAACCTGGTCAACCTTTATTGTCCATTTTTAAGTAAAGATACCCAAATATAAATATTTATCAATTAAAATGTGCTCGTATATCAATGTGACAACACACAAATGAAAAAGCACCAATGGAAAATTCTGGATCCTTGGAAAGAAGACATGACGTGTGTCTGTGCAGACGTGTGATCAGAGTAGACTTCTACAAGACTATGCCACAGCcatgggtaggccgtcattgtaaataagaatttgttcttaactgacctgcctaaaTAAGAAATAAACAGCTGCCTGGTATTGCCCTGAGCCAGACCCCCCTCTCCCTGGCTTGGTCTGCAGGGGGTCTGCAGGGGAATTAGGCTGGAAGTAACATGCTGTCACACAGATCAGCCCAGCTCTCTTTACCACCTCCTTCACACCACACCAGGAATGACGTCCTGTATGACTCAACACCACTGGCTGTGGTGCACCGTAGACATGACAGTGGTCTGACTGCCTTAACACACAATGCATCCCATAAACTATCGCCTACTTCAGGATTCCTCTCAACCTGGCTGAGCACTACTGTGGGtaacagtgtctgctaaatgaactagtgtggATAAAAgtttctgctaaatgaactagtgtggTAGTGTTTCAGAACAGAGACCCACCTGTTTagctaaataaaacaaataaaaaaataacaaatatatacagttgaagtcagaagtttacatgcacttaggttggagtcattaaaactcgtttttcaaccactccacaaatgttttgttcacaaactatagttttgtcaagttggtaaggacatctactttgtgcatgacacaagtaatttgtccaacaattgtttacaggcagagtatttcacttataattcactgtatcacaattccagtgtgtcagaaattcacatacactaagttgactgtgccattaaacagcttggaaaattccagaaaattaatttagaagcttctgataggttaattgacatttgagtcaattaccttcaaactcagtgcctctttgcttgacatcatgggaaatgtaaaaaaaaatcagccaatcagccaaaaaacaattgtagacctccacaagtctggttcatccttgggagcaatttctaaatgcctgaaggtaccacgttcatctgtacaaacaatagtaccaagtataaacaccatgggaccacgcagccgtcatactgcttaggaaggagatgcgttctgtctcctagagatgaacatactttggtgcgaaaagtgaaaatcaatcccagaactatAGCAAAAGACCGTGTttagatgctggaggaaacaggtacaaaagtatctatctcCACagcaaaacaagtcctatatcgacataacctgaaaggctgctcagcaaggaagaagccactgctccaaaaccgccataaaaaagccagactacggtttgcaactgcacatggagacaaagatcgtactttttggagaaatgtcctctggtctgatgaacataaaatagaactgtttggccataatggccatcgttatgtttggagaaaaaagggggagggttgcaagctgaagaacaccatcccaaccgtgaagcacgggggtggcagcatcatgttgtgggggtgctttgctgcaggagggactggtgcatttcacaaaatagatggcatcatgaggaaggaaaatgatgtggatatattgaagcaacatctcaagacatcagccaggaagttaaagtttggtcgtaaatgggtcttccaaatgaacaatgaccccaagcatacttccaaagttgttgcaaaatggcttaaggacaacaaagtcaaggtattggagtggccatcacaaagccctgacctcatcctatagaaaatctgtgggcagaactgaaaaagcatgtgcgagcaaggaggccttcaaacctgactcagttacagcagttctgtcaggaggaatgggccaaaattcacccaaattattgtgggaagcttgtggaaggctacccgaaacgtttgacccaagttaaataatttaaaggcaatgctaccaaaaactaatcgagtgtatgtaaacttctgaccgactgggaatgtgatgaaagaaataaaagctgaaacaaaTCATTCTCTGTACTcttattcagacatttcacattcttaaaataaagtggtgatcctaactgaccttagacagggaatttttactatgattacaTGTCAGGAGTTggggaaaactgagtttaaatgtatttgactttccccctcataacttagcctactgttctgacttggtggtgcacatgtagtctatagtctgtttaaGAGAAatataatcattgaatattgtaagagctttcattgtctgcttataggcccctttatttatcctacggttctgacttggtgtacatggagaatactgtaagaacagcccatgttctaaattctgtcgctgtacatttcaaaagtgcagAACAAATAGCTATATTGACTACATCCCCCCTagctcactcattaatgtcttaatcgaaattacagatggcctcttatccgctcgtcgTCACCTTATGCCATagattgtacatctcaattgtcagtaaaaccacatttgtttatgaaagtcagccatatcagctgtggtgtttttaaaggcagtaaatgtgGATGAATGAACTGtgtcgctgccagacaaggctccgctgatagccaggtgtagcagtgttAAGGATTCACttcatggtgctgaaaagaaagcttcgctgttgggacagctttatgttggccctaacagtttgtgggcaccgtttgtcaccgttttATAGcacaattcatgtattgtttagtgttgtgttgtgtagtggttttgctggcatgcatctaaataCATTTgggggagtttgccccaccaagatgtacatgTTGGTATTGCATTTGGACCAGACATGAGGGACCAGACATGAAGACCATGAGGACTGTAGGTCAAGTCTCATCAAATAGAACACAAAGATGGAAGGCTAAGCTTTCAGTATAAGCTGTAcggtgtatatatacatatattatatatatatttttttaaatcatagcTGGTAACCAAGTGTTTATGCCTGCTGCAAAGCTTGAGATGCATGGCTATGAGGCTGATGTCAGTATTTTTCCACTACATATGGTCTTGAATCATTGATAATATTCTGTCTTGACTAAGTGTTTTTTTTGTCAGTTGGCCACAAGATGGCAGTGAAAACACTTTGAAATCATTGCATTCTGAGGTATGATCAATCAATCATTATCTCACCTTGATTCGAAATAGTCATTTTCAAAGAAGTACGTAGAGGTACGAAGGCATACATTTGAACCGCTTCTGCCACTACAGAAGGGACAATCAACACAGGCAGAATAGTATAGTATCACTTTCAACATTCCCCTTACAACCATCCATCATTTCAAGACCATATGACTTGAAATGTATATTCAGGAGGATACTTGACAAATAGTTTATATACGGTAGGTAGAGCATCTGAAGACACTGGTACTGTGGTAGCCCTGGTGAATGGATGAGGAGACTCACCTCATGTCCCTGATCAGGGATACCTTGAGAGGGGCCAAGGCAGCGCCAGCGTCAGATTTGCGTCTCTCTATGTCGTGGATGAGACCTgttgtggggaggagagagagggatgtggctATGGCTTTACATCACCGTCCATTTATCACATTTCAGGATTCAACGAGTGGCTTACCTGGGGGACCCAAACCGGCCGGTGCTGCATCCGTCTTCTCTTTGCTCTCCTGATAATGTAGCAGGTGGGACCACAAGGCAGATTTACCCTGGCAGATGAAGATGGAGATGCGGGAATGAATGAATGCGCATTGAATGCACCTAAATGCAtacatgtgtgttagtgtgtatataaactgtttttaaataacacactctgtgtgtgtgtgtgtgtgtgtgtgtgtgtgtgtgtgtgtgtgtgtgtgtgtgtgtgtgtgtgtgtgtgtgtgtgtgtgtgtgtgtgtgtgtgtgtgtgtgtgtgtgtgtgtgtgtgtgtgtgtgtgtgtgctgacctgTTTGACCTGCAGCCCGTGGCTCCAGATCCTCTCCAGCAGGTCACAGAGGGAGGCAATAAGTGTGTTCTCCTCCACGCCTGTAATGCTGACCTCCCCATGACCCAGCTCCACCGCCTCCCTGCCCATCTTCTCAACCAGCATGCGCTTGGTCTGGAGGGTCACACACATCACCGTACAGGGAGATTACCATCTCTGGAGGCCAGATGGTTGACACTACAGGTGTCAGATCTCAATATCCAAGTAATAGTCTACTGCAACGGTCATTGACATCAGAATACTTCTGAGTGACATTGAAACTAATGGAGACTCACTGAAGGTGTCGTATCTCAATATCCATGGGATTGTCTACTGCAAAGGTTATTGCAATCGTAATATGTCTGCGTAAGAGTGAGATGTAGGAAGACTGGTAGTTACTGTACCTTATTCCTGCACTCCTTCAGCAGACCCTCCACAAACTTCCAGTTGGTCTGAGCGATGACGGAGGGGGAGAGGTTGGACAGCTTGGGCTGCCGGATGGTAGTGCCCAGGTTCCTGGCCTCCTGGATGTATTTCTGtaatgagacagagaggacagggtcaGACAGGACAGGGTCAGACAGGACAGGGTCATGGAAGGACAGGGTCAGAGAGGACACACGTGGAGTGGCCCAAGAGTAGGCTATACACCAAGGGAGAGTAATTAATCTGGCTCAATGTTCATCATCACATAAACACAGAGGGTCACACCACTCAGCAACCAACCACAGAACGTATACAGTGCATACTGTGGATAGAATTCTGGTAACTACTACAGTGAGGGATTGATCattacagaggagggagagggaggagctcTCAGTCAGTTGTATAATGAGCTGAGCTGCCTGAACTGAGGTCATTTCATGATGGACGATGTGTTTCTGGCTTTTACCTTTCTGACCTCAACATCCATCCTGGGAGGCATGTCAGTGCCATGTGTTTTCTGAGATTCTGTCAAATTAATCTAAATATTGCTTTCTTAATGTGGAGTTAAGTGCACCCTAAAGTGAAACCCTAAACCTGAGAAGAAACCCTGGAAAGTGATCTGGAGTATCAGGTAAAGCTGTGAtgctaggaggaggaggagggagtgaggaccACATGGGGGGAGGGGCCATGTGGACATGGTGTGAGGCTCAGGCCCCACCCACTGCCAACACATACCACATCCACAGTCACAGACTTTAGACAGGGCCTGAAGGACTGCGAGAGCCAGTAGTAGTCTAGAAACAGCAGGAGCTGCAGCTCCGGGAACAGACACTCCACATGCTGGGAGCGTGTgtgtgagacggagagagagagagagagagagacagagagagacagagagagacagagagagagacagagagagagagagagagagagacagagagagacagagagagacagagagagagagagagagagagagagagagagagagagagagagagagagagagagagagagagagagagagagagagagagagagagagagagagagagagagagagaaatacagtagGTAGATATGAGGGAGACAGTAGgtgtcagagggatagaaacagaaacagaaagagaggttAGGTCAAGAGGAAATAATTGAGGGAAAGTAACAGAGAAAAATGGACAAACAAGACTTTAATTCAATCGTTCCAGACGTTAGATATTTAGAAGTGAATACCGCAAGCCATGAAGAAGAGTGAGGAAGAAATCGTCAAGAAACTAACGATAACACAAAAACAGATCCATGTGAATATGGTTTGGGAATGTTAATCCTGTTTTTCTAGGGCTGCTTAatgtcctctcacctctctctggtcgTTGTCCAGGTAAAGGTGTTCAGcgtgttgtttctgtctgtccttcctcctccactGTGCTGGAGCACTCCTCTTCGCCCATCTAACATACAAACAAAACAACTTCACTTAGAAAGATATGAATGCCAAAtagcaaagagagagacaaaacaaacatatttTTTAAGTATTATCAATCAAAGTATGTAAATCAGTCTCTCTAGCGGAGGTGTGATACTCACTTGTTGCTGACGGGTCCAGTGGAGAGCACGTCAGACTGCAGCCGGGGGAAGAAGCCGTGTTCGTAGCGACCCTGGCCAATCTTCATATCCAGCAGGTGGGGATGCAGGGCCGTGTGGTCGATCTTAACCACCCGCATCTCTATGGCCTTCTCTGGGGtgacacagagaggggaggaggatgaggtaCTGTCACAGCTGATCCATTAGCACCAACCGTTATGGAGGATTTAACAGTCTTATGTCATTGTTAAGCCACTCTGTGAGTGCCTATGAGTCATAGCACTGAGGAGTCACATAGATTCACCACTCCACATCTCATCTCTGACTCCTCACCGCCACACCTCCATGCTGTGAGTTATCATCACCTGAATTTGCAAAATTCCTTTAATTTTATGAAAATTgtcaggttttccagaaatcctgtttgGAGGATTCatgatttcctgcttattcccttctGATTCCGGGAATCTTCCAAACTGGATTTCTGGAAAAACTGGGAATTTTTGCAAAGTTATTGGAATTATGCATCCCTAACCTAACCCAACACTCAACATCATCAGCACCAATGACAGCAAGCTACATACATAGTTAAGACTATTACAACGGTGTATATAACTGTGTAATGTATTAGGTTAGTACATAACTAGCATGCATGCAATGAATCATACAATTACAGAGAGGAATTTGAAAGAATTTATAGTTAGAAGAAAGAAAATCCACAGCTAAATCCTGTTTGACATGAATTATTCCAGGTGTTACTGACTATTCCCATGTGTGTCTTGAAAACATACAAGTATCTTGCACCATCTGAGACAATGATCCCTTATTAGTACAGGTGTGAAAATGGGTTTCCTCTTTTCTTACCCGCCTCGTCGATATTGGTGCAGGTCTGGTACATGGAGGTGCGCAGGGTGGGCGTGCGCACGTTCAGCATGCGGATTTTGTCCACGCGGGAGTCAAACACCCTCAACGTGTGTTCCTTGTCCTCATCATCATGGCAAAGGATCTTACTATCGATGAAGGAGGCGAACATCTGAGTCTCCAGGAAACGGGACAGGAAGGGCAGGTAGGGCTCAGGCTGGTCAGAGAGGAAGGAGGCCTGGAATCGACAAGAATCACATCACAAAATGAAGTGAGGTCTCCTGGGGGTCAATTAATATGAAAAGCTTTAAAGAGCATTGAAGACTTCCACTCAAATTAATTTCAGAGTCTGGAGTAGGacagcgtcccaaatggcaccctattccctatttagtgcactacttttgaccatagtcCTAGGGCCCCTATATAGGTGCCTATATAGGGAATCCCTGATCTCACCTTGTCAAAGTTCTGCATCTGGTCCCTGTTGCTGAACCAGGACTCCTTGTCCTGACTGGGCTGGATGACAAACACCTCGTAGTCGGCGAACATCTGGGTGAAGCGGTTGGCGAAGACCTCTCGCACCTGGATGTTGAGCTGGTGCATCTTCAGCTCCTCCTCATCACACTGCACCTTCAGGTCCTTGTTGCTGCTGGCATCCTCCCTCACATCCAactggaagagggagagggggaggaaacaCAGCGGCTCAGGAAAACACAGCACAGAAAAATAGAGAAAgtgaaaaagaagaagaaaaagagggGTTTGACGACAGAAGTTAAGAAAGACATAGAGCAGGGGTCGACAACAGGTGGCCGGCAGCGGGTGGGCTGGTAAGAAAATAACTGTAAAATCACCAATATTTCCActaattaaaaatatatacatatgtgatcgtgtaatcaaggtatgaactTATTGTTATTATCAAATCCAATCAATGTTTGGGCTTAGATGTGGTCAACTTGCAGTTTTCAAATTATTtgaattatgttccggccccccgaCCATCAGCTGTGATAAAAATCGGCCCGCGGCTGAATATAGTTGCATACTCCTGCCATAGAGGGTATGGGTTTCATATCTCCATGTTAGCACAGGCTGCTGGAGCACTGATAGGGGCATGGGGGAAGAAGTCTGAGACGTTTTAATttattgacaaaaaaa
This sequence is a window from Oncorhynchus keta strain PuntledgeMale-10-30-2019 chromosome 14, Oket_V2, whole genome shotgun sequence. Protein-coding genes within it:
- the LOC118370900 gene encoding DENN domain-containing protein 5A-like — translated: MTTGFSSNSCRFADYFVICGLDTESGLEPDELSALCQYIEATKFRDGARGLASADEGENFEQSPLRRTFKSKVLAHYPENVEWSPFDQDAVGMLCMPKGLAFRTQADTREPQFHSFIITREDGSRTYGFALTFYEEVTSKQICSAMQTLYHMHNAEQYDILHTPTTPRCPEDLPTPSISRLQRFNSYDISRDTLYVSKCICLIAPMAFPQACRKVLQQLHQAVSSPQPPPLPLESYVYNILYEVPLPPAGRSLKFSGVYGPVVCQRPSTAELPLFDFPISQVFELLGVENILQLFTCALLEIQILLYSQHYQRLMTVAESITALMFPFQWQHVYVPILPASLLHFLDAPVPYLMGLHSNGEGDRTKLELPQEANLCFVDIDNHIIELPEDLPLFPNKLEFIQEISEVLLAFGVSPEGNPLHSQGQAKHRGFHSTDMVTDRRNGNLASSPLNSYLLRENETIARLQALVKRTGVSLEKLDVREDASSNKDLKVQCDEEELKMHQLNIQVREVFANRFTQMFADYEVFVIQPSQDKESWFSNRDQMQNFDKASFLSDQPEPYLPFLSRFLETQMFASFIDSKILCHDDEDKEHTLRVFDSRVDKIRMLNVRTPTLRTSMYQTCTNIDEAEKAIEMRVVKIDHTALHPHLLDMKIGQGRYEHGFFPRLQSDVLSTGPVSNKWAKRSAPAQWRRKDRQKQHAEHLYLDNDQREKYIQEARNLGTTIRQPKLSNLSPSVIAQTNWKFVEGLLKECRNKTKRMLVEKMGREAVELGHGEVSITGVEENTLIASLCDLLERIWSHGLQVKQGKSALWSHLLHYQESKEKTDAAPAGLGPPGLIHDIERRKSDAGAALAPLKVSLIRDMRHIQNIGEIKTDVGKARAWVRLSMEKKLLSRHLKKLLSDHELTKKLYKRYAFLRCDDEKEQFLYHLLSFNAVDYFCFTNVFTTIMIPYHVLVIPSKKLGGSMFTANPWVCVSGELAETGVLQVPKHTQEITFECQNLGKLTTVQMGHDNSGLYAKWLVEYVMVRNEITGHAYKFPCGRWLGKGVDDGSLERVLVGELVTPNSENEDRMCRTPPMQQSPGMMRRFVTISPNSKPKLNTSQIQEGVGEAINGIVKHFHKPEKERGSLTLLLCGEYGLVWALEQVFQHGFKSPRLFKNVFIWDFLEKSQVYFESAEQREVTPDENWQTRVRHFCRFMRAINSTSRNIGKDGKFQMLVCLGARDHLLHHWIALLTDCPITVQMYEDTALIKDRSLVNSLIRVLQTLQEFNITLEASLVKGIGI